The following are encoded together in the Phenylobacterium sp. NIBR 498073 genome:
- a CDS encoding SCP2 sterol-binding domain-containing protein, translating into MKTTSSGDPATEPIKWASMRGHAPGLEDIAGRLRLQVAGVDAGVLKVESGAVEILPEGDASALMAVDSQATLLSVLSGDTHPFVAFLQGRLRLEGDRALALRIGFGLRAGSPWSGLTPGS; encoded by the coding sequence ATGAAAACGACCTCGTCTGGCGACCCCGCCACGGAACCGATCAAATGGGCCTCAATGCGAGGTCACGCTCCGGGCCTGGAGGACATTGCCGGACGGCTTCGGCTTCAGGTGGCCGGGGTCGACGCAGGGGTGCTGAAGGTCGAAAGCGGCGCCGTCGAGATTCTCCCTGAGGGCGACGCGTCCGCCCTGATGGCCGTCGACAGCCAGGCGACGCTGCTGAGTGTTCTTAGCGGCGACACTCACCCCTTCGTCGCCTTCCTGCAGGGTCGGTTGCGCTTGGAAGGCGATCGCGCGCTCGCACTGCGTATCGGGTTCGGCCTGCGAGCCGGTTCGCCCTGGAGCGGCCTCACTCCTGGGAGTTAA
- a CDS encoding glycosyltransferase family 87 protein translates to MARTTFGESIGRSRPLFLVLILVGCLVASVAAVSFQAPELLGKPKVLTDFDAFHIAGRLALEGRVSEAYHAVSMVAAQEEMTGTVSFMPWTYPPPFTLAMEGLATLPIGVAFLLFATASCAFYLWVLRRIAGPWLPGTAAAVAPAIILNLGTGQNGFLIAGLIGAFLLAFRDNRRLAGLPLGLLIIKPHLAVAVGLLVLMRRRWSVAVIAGAVATALLAISTAVYGLSIWSDFRDAVGEAGRYLAAGYYPLFRMNSVYAAAHSLGAAPAAAMALQAVSAIVSLGILALACVKGVAFNRLAALACAASVCVSPYGYDYDLTVLGVGIAFIFPEIVERSGNRQFLAWFALTWLACGYGMAWAIAASDVSSSVELGDGTAGISFIAPLLWLLFWLTYRILTRPQADEAAGSEPARPSLRAAE, encoded by the coding sequence GTGGCGCGCACGACGTTCGGGGAGAGTATTGGCCGCAGCCGGCCGCTGTTCCTCGTCCTGATCCTGGTCGGTTGCCTAGTCGCGAGCGTTGCGGCCGTAAGCTTCCAGGCGCCGGAACTGCTGGGAAAGCCGAAGGTGCTGACCGATTTCGACGCCTTCCACATCGCCGGCCGATTGGCGCTCGAGGGCCGGGTGTCGGAGGCCTATCACGCGGTTTCGATGGTCGCCGCCCAAGAGGAGATGACCGGCACGGTCAGCTTCATGCCCTGGACCTATCCGCCCCCCTTCACGCTGGCGATGGAAGGCCTGGCGACCTTGCCGATCGGCGTGGCGTTCCTGTTGTTCGCGACGGCGAGCTGCGCCTTTTACCTCTGGGTGCTGCGACGGATCGCCGGGCCCTGGCTGCCGGGGACGGCCGCCGCCGTCGCCCCGGCGATCATCCTCAACCTGGGCACCGGACAGAACGGTTTCCTGATCGCGGGCCTGATCGGCGCTTTCCTGCTGGCGTTTCGCGACAACCGGCGGCTGGCCGGGCTGCCGCTCGGGCTGCTCATCATCAAGCCGCATCTCGCCGTAGCCGTCGGCCTGCTCGTACTGATGCGCCGCCGATGGTCGGTGGCCGTCATCGCCGGGGCGGTCGCAACGGCCCTGCTGGCGATCTCCACGGCGGTCTACGGCCTGTCGATCTGGAGCGATTTCCGCGACGCCGTGGGCGAGGCCGGCCGCTACCTGGCGGCGGGGTACTATCCCCTCTTCCGCATGAACTCGGTCTATGCCGCCGCCCATAGCCTCGGCGCGGCGCCGGCGGCGGCCATGGCGCTCCAGGCGGTGAGCGCGATCGTGTCGCTGGGGATCCTTGCCCTGGCCTGCGTCAAGGGCGTGGCGTTCAACCGCCTGGCCGCTCTGGCCTGCGCGGCGAGCGTCTGCGTCAGCCCGTACGGCTACGACTATGACCTGACGGTGCTCGGGGTGGGAATCGCCTTCATCTTCCCCGAGATCGTCGAGCGCAGCGGAAATCGACAGTTCCTGGCCTGGTTCGCCCTGACGTGGCTGGCTTGCGGATACGGAATGGCCTGGGCGATTGCGGCCAGCGACGTCAGCTCCAGCGTCGAACTCGGTGACGGCACGGCGGGGATTTCCTTCATCGCGCCGCTGCTTTGGCTG